A DNA window from Thermococcus sp. 4557 contains the following coding sequences:
- the speD gene encoding adenosylmethionine decarboxylase, which translates to MSEIETIGFHYVVEAAGCDPEILGDADRIRQIFLEAAKIGKMEVKSSYFFKFSPTGVSGVVIVAESHISVHTWPERGYAALDVYTCGTKADPEKAVDYILEQFKAKYAHVSEIKRGIEEDDNTYTHMIMTWEEALRKNGKE; encoded by the coding sequence ATGAGCGAGATAGAGACCATCGGGTTCCACTACGTTGTTGAGGCCGCCGGTTGCGATCCCGAGATCCTGGGTGACGCTGACAGGATAAGGCAGATATTCCTGGAGGCAGCAAAGATAGGAAAGATGGAGGTCAAGTCAAGCTATTTCTTCAAGTTCTCCCCAACCGGTGTCAGCGGCGTCGTCATAGTCGCTGAAAGCCACATCTCAGTTCACACCTGGCCCGAGAGGGGCTACGCCGCTCTGGACGTCTACACCTGCGGCACCAAGGCAGATCCGGAGAAGGCCGTCGACTACATACTCGAGCAGTTCAAGGCCAAATACGCCCACGTCTCCGAGATAAAGCGCGGAATAGAGGAGGACGACAACACCTACACCCACATGATAATGACGTGGGAAGAGGCCCTCAGAAAGAACGGGAAGGAATAA
- a CDS encoding KaiC domain-containing protein: protein MVGRVRTGIPGMDEVLHGGIPERNVVLLSGGPGTGKTIFSQQFLWSGIQNGEPGIYVALEEHPLQVRGNMAGFGWDVRKYEEEGLFAMVDAFTAGVGKSKEYERYIVHDLTDIREFIDVLRTAIRDIGARRVVVDSVTTLYINKPAMARSIVMQLKRVLAGLGVTSILVSQISVGERGFGGPGVEHGVDGIIRLDLDEIDGELKRSLIVWKMRGTSHSMRRHPFEITDSGIVVYPDKVLKRKAVVELE from the coding sequence ATGGTTGGGAGGGTGAGAACGGGCATCCCCGGGATGGACGAGGTTCTCCACGGCGGAATCCCTGAGAGGAACGTCGTTCTCCTGAGCGGCGGCCCTGGAACTGGTAAGACGATATTCTCACAGCAGTTTCTGTGGAGCGGCATTCAGAACGGCGAGCCCGGCATATACGTGGCACTGGAGGAGCACCCCCTTCAGGTCAGGGGAAACATGGCGGGCTTCGGCTGGGACGTCAGGAAGTATGAGGAGGAAGGCCTGTTCGCGATGGTGGACGCGTTCACCGCGGGCGTGGGAAAGAGCAAGGAGTACGAGAGGTACATCGTCCACGACCTGACGGATATCAGGGAGTTCATAGACGTCCTGAGGACGGCTATCCGGGACATCGGCGCCAGGAGGGTGGTGGTAGACTCCGTCACTACCCTCTACATCAACAAGCCCGCGATGGCGAGGAGCATCGTCATGCAGCTCAAGCGCGTTCTGGCTGGCCTTGGTGTTACGAGCATACTCGTGAGCCAGATAAGCGTCGGTGAGCGCGGCTTTGGAGGGCCGGGCGTTGAGCATGGCGTTGATGGCATAATAAGGCTCGACCTCGACGAGATTGACGGCGAGCTGAAGCGCTCACTCATAGTCTGGAAGATGCGCGGGACTAGCCACAGCATGAGGAGGCACCCGTTTGAGATAACCGACAGCGGAATAGTGGTTTACCCCGACAAGGTGCTGAAGAGGAAGGCCGTAGTTGAGCTCGAGTGA